A single region of the Nostoc sp. MS1 genome encodes:
- a CDS encoding DUF1392 family protein, with translation MSCLISELEKSWYLSPPWGQQMPSVVVDLWERVYITATGTFGYCCGVVWQDDQLVYAVASNLTIAYLGKHEIIGTGEVQRTNLEKPAFAVGDRVLLRFSSHATKQRLVLGVVLVNNSWFYVVEMLSPALSPVLGSPIRFPLVSEKDLVRVHL, from the coding sequence ATGTCCTGTTTAATCTCTGAGCTTGAAAAATCCTGGTATTTATCGCCGCCTTGGGGTCAGCAAATGCCATCTGTTGTAGTTGATTTGTGGGAACGAGTGTACATCACAGCTACTGGAACATTTGGTTACTGCTGTGGCGTAGTGTGGCAAGACGACCAGTTGGTTTATGCAGTTGCGAGTAATCTCACTATTGCGTATCTGGGCAAACACGAAATTATTGGTACTGGAGAAGTACAACGTACCAACTTGGAGAAACCTGCTTTTGCTGTGGGCGATCGCGTATTACTCCGTTTCAGCAGCCACGCCACAAAACAGCGTTTGGTGTTGGGTGTTGTTCTGGTGAATAACAGTTGGTTTTACGTGGTTGAGATGTTGTCCCCTGCTTTATCCCCTGTACTGGGTTCACCAATTCGTTTCCCGTTGGTTAGTGAAAAAGATTTAGTTCGAGTTCATCTGTAA